In Rutidosis leptorrhynchoides isolate AG116_Rl617_1_P2 chromosome 6, CSIRO_AGI_Rlap_v1, whole genome shotgun sequence, the DNA window TTATAGGATTCTTTATGAGACTACACCGCCTCACCGATCACTCTAGACATGTCtaatcccgaacacacatgtcaatgatcaccctcgtacaaGATTTCACCatctatctatgattttccttcccagcaatcagaaaatccaacagacaccctcgtagactcttcatcaaggctccagtgaaAACACAAAACCTTAAAATCTACACCTTTGAACTTCTATTGCTTTCGCGCTGGAACACTGACCcacctcatagctatgaatttcacaaaccccatcttctcatcccaagcacgctcccactgtacgagtaagaaataaaatcGTGGCTAATCGAGAAGAATCTGGTTTGTTTCACCGGTCAGTTGCAAATCTATTTGCCATTCGAGGGTATTTTTGCAGCATCCAAGTACCCTAGTGTTATACGTACTAATCATGTGAATACAAGAGACCCACATTGCATAACCGTCTCCATAACTCCCATTAGTCGTCAAACTCCCACTGGCTCAGTACTTCCGTCGGTTACCAAACTCCCATCGAATTCCCGACAccctctagaaagctcaagttccaggacttacaagattatctaCTTCTACCATCACCTAAAGATTCCTAATTTGTCACCCCGAAGAAAACCGCTCGCTTTGTTGAACAAGCCATCAACCAAACCCGAGCCACAGTCGAACACGTCCTTTCCGACAACTTCAAACCAATTTCTTTagtgagagaagctctaacccTGCCCACATATTTCATATACTATAGAATATTCGACTAAATACATTAATCGACCCGTTCAATAATCCGATGTTGGACTTTGGTGTGCAATCcatcaaacctcccctcaaacctaagTTCAACTAGGCCTTCCCTCAAATGGTAGTCCAAATCAAACCTAATTTAGTACCTGCCGCAACCTCAAAACACAACCTGACTGGGACCACATCAAGTCAACTTACGGTATAAGGCTCCAAGATCGACTCATCCATTGAGGGTGCACAACTACGTGCGCCAAGTACGGGGTGCACTAACCATCGACATGCTGCAAATGTCACGTTGTGCTATCCACACATCCAGACTACAACCCGCGAATATTCAAACTTCCACGATAACTCCCACTGTCGATTTCCAAACAAATGTCCCACTGTTTGCTACCTTACCGCCCAAACCTGAGAGAAACCATTAAGCAGACACATGTTTCTTCCCCATATCCGATGTATGACTTTGGTTTGCACCATAACAAACATCCCCTCAAACCAAAGTCCATATGTGCCTCCCTTCCAACGATAGTTCGGACCCAATCTTTACTGGCGCCAAACGGAATTCTCAAACTGTCTGTGTGCGGACCAGTGAGATTTCGATACAAGACTTCAGGATAAACTCAACGTTACCAAGGGAACGCACACACGCTGAGAGGTGCGCCCACAGCGCCGTCCATCACATCCGGAATATATTTTGGCTCCCATAACAAAGCTACATCTATGAAAAATCACAGCCTATATCACCCGAAGATTCGCAAAACAAATCGTCTCGCCACTCGCAACATCAAAATTGGAACTCTCTCAAAAAACTGCCGCAACTTAAAAATCGtatctcaagatccaacggtcCGATCATCAGCAAAATCTTACCACTCTTAGACCAGTACTTCTGGAACCTACAGTCCAAGTTTCACGTCGATCCAACGGTAGACGAACCCTCTATGATTTTTATCTCACTGCAGCTCCAAACCCGAACAACTGCAACTTCGAAAAAACATAACTCTAAATCTAACGGTCTAATGACGGTCAAATTTTTACCACGACTAGATCCATATGTCTTTTACTTACAGTAAAATTTCAAGGAGATCCGACGGTTAACGAACCCGTAATGATTTTTCTTCTCTAACAGCTCCGTAATTTAACTTTGAACAGAAGCATTCGAAAAATCATATATTGAAATCTGACGGTCCGATCATCATCAAATTTTTACGGTCACTAGAAGTATGTATCTAGCACTTTCGATAAAAATTTCAAACCGATCAAATGGTTAACGAAACCGCTATGAATTTTCTTCTGCAACAGTTTCTGAACATCTGAATTAAAGACCCGTCGTTTGTTCACCATACTTTCAATTCGCCATCGTGCCCGGTCTTTAAACctttagctctgataccacttgttaggaattcggAAGACCctaacaagacaagtgatttatgCGAATCACTAAACCCACGAAggacaaacgaataattaaagcataagAACGATAAATAAAAGCACAAACGAGACgagtatttaacgtggttatatcccaactccaaaacgcggagaatagtttactccacgggcgcaaaccatagattttctactattaattttgtgcacacattacaatgaggataggggttacaatttataggaaaagttaaacttgtccaccaagttacACTTTTCCTTCAAGGAAAAGATATTCCATAAATATCTATTGCTTGCTCCATACTCCAatcctactagaagatttaattaaggcaacagAATCTCTACgagttgttcaccaagtcaagcttcctacgacttgttcaccaagtcaagctctcttCGACTTGTTCTTTTGATCAAATTATTCACACTTTTAACAATCTCCTACCTGAAGACTTGGAGGAAACTCTTCACTCCTCAACATaagatacataaaattaaaaaaattgttTTAGCGGGCATCTTCAATACGAGATCTTTGGATCGATAAGAGCATTATCAAGAATACCACACCTCAATTAAGGCTCATTTGTTTCTTGCTAATCTCTAGAATTGAGATTGAACTAATTAACATATTTCACAAAAGTCCTCCTTATACTGCTCACAAGTACATTtacatttgattattcgaagagtgacgTTACTACGGTGAAGCAATAATCGTAAATTACTAATTCTAAGACATATTATCTATGGTGAATGGGAATCGAAAAGAAACAGAGTAGATTAATCTGTATATCATGTCATAATTTATAATTATACGTTACTAAATGTGCTTTTCATGTATAGTTTGTATCACACAGTGCAATGACTTGTACAAGAAGGCGTGGTAATCGTGTATGTGCTTTCATGTATTGTTTGTATCATTCATACAGTAAAATGACTTGTACAAGAAGGTGTAGTAATCGTCAGTGAAAAGAAAGGTTGATGTTCCTCTAGAAAAGATAATTAGAAGTAGAGGAGAAGAGGGTAATTGATGCATGTGATGATTTGATGTTTTGCAATTAATAGAAGGCAAACATCCGATGGCCCACCACTAGCTTCAACACCAGCGCAACAATTGGTCCCTATATGCTTCCCGTGATCGACTACTACATGTTGATTCATGACAAGGGCCTAATTCAATTCTAACTTTTTTTTCTATATTCAATatacaataattaatattaatataaaacatTATAAAATGGATGGAAAGTTATAATTATAATCCACTTTAAAATCCTCCTGTAGATATGTATTAAGAGGTTCACAATTAACACACACTGACCCAGTCTATACACAGACTGATCTCAGTCTATACCCAATAGATTAAGTTCTCTAAATTCTCTAGTTTTTTTAATCTTTACGGATCTTCACCCAATATACATATAAGAGAGAACCAAGAGAATCAATGGAAAGAAAAAAGTGCGGGCAGTTAGGTCAGTTAGTGATATTAGTTTGTAGACTGACTGATCATTCTACGCAGACTGATCACAGTCAGTAGATAGACTGAACTCAATATGTTCGGACTGATCTCAATATGTATTTAAATTTATACAGATCGAGATCAGTCTCTATACAGATTGATCTCAGGCTATATTCAGATCTCAGTTTTTATAAGAAAAAAGATGCATATGTTAGATGTATCTCTCCAAATCAAAGCCTGAAACATCTTCAATAACACCACAGGAACCTTCGACAACAATCAGATCGGATTTACATTCAACAATTTGAACAGAATTTGAGATTAATGCCTCAGATTTGCTGCGATATATAGTTTTGGTCCACGTAAAAAATTGACAAATAACTTTCTTAAATTGAGCGGTGCTTAATGTTCCTTTTCATTAAGAGATGTGATATTTCCACTTGTGTTTTTACTTCATCCACCATTAGTTGATGTTTTTTTTCTTCTGAAATACCCTTcaataaatcctaatatgaaatttgtgTAATACATTAAGGGTAATATAGAGATTTTAGGTGGATTTATCATATTTGATGTTGGAATTTGGAAATATCAATTCCCTTTCATTAAGTGAATATATCTTAATCTTCATTTCGCATTGAAATTCAACACAGAACGCTAAATCTCAAAGTCAATTTTTTTGCAAAAATATTCAACGAATCAATTGGAGAGATTATTAAGTATTTAGGTTCAGGAATTATTATACGTAGCTTTGTATTAGCATCATGAACAAATTTCATGAAGGAAGTATCATATGAGAGTGTCTGATCTTGTAAATCTTACCTAAATATACCTGACCGTGTGTTTATTAAAATTGTTCGCGCTTTATTTTTTCTTTAGTTCTATGGGTTCTCTCATATCAAAAGTTAACTCTAAATCATTTCTCTCTcactcactatatatatatatatgtatatgtatatatatatatatacatatatgtatatacatatatatatatatatatatatatatatatatatatacatatatatatatatataatggtaatggtaatagcAATTATATCAACATCATAATATATTAAGACaatatcatatatgtttatataatttAGTGATTCTTATGATCTATTGGTATGTTTATTTAATATCTAATGTTTTTTAATTAAAAACTCTCACTCAATTGTTTTAGACCTTAGTTATTAAACAAGAAAGGTGACACCTTTTTTAATGATCCAAAACAAGAATGATTTTTAACTAAGAATCATCATATCCTTAGATCTTATATGTATTTTAATCCAATATTGTGGCATATGTTTTCCGTTTCTTCTAATGATTAATTAACAATGACCAAATTTTCAAGATCTTGATTTAATTATTCTTGACCTTACCCAAAGTATGATCTACGGGCCGCCTTTTATGAGCCTGTTACGTGACCATTAAGCCCATATCACTTCTCTAGTCCATTAATTAGTGCTTTCTATCATTTTAGTGTTATCTTTTTTGGGTGTGTTCATTTGCATGTTTAACGTGTTGTAGACAATGAATGAACAAACTTTTTAGTAACAACTCCATGCCGCTTTTCGATGACATCTCTATTTCATTATATTGTGGCTAGATCATATAAAAGCTTCATCAAAATCGTGTGTTCATAATAACAGATGACAACTCTTCATACGCTTGTGGCCAGAGGATCTGTTGTGTTGGCAGAATTTAGTGGTACATCGACAAATGCAAGCACTATTGCTAGACAAATATTCGAGAAGATTATAGGAAATAATGATATGAATGTTTTTTACTCTCAAGATCGATACATTTTTCATGTTAAGCGTACATTTTTCATGTTTTTTACTCGCTAATTTTGATTAAATAACTTTAGAATAATAATTTTACAAGGCAAAGCATTAATTTTACAACGATAGCTTTACATTAAGCCTTCTTAACCAAACAGAATGAAGCACCATATCTATCAAATCATATGGTCTTGATGGTCTATGAATAATAAAATGCCTTTGCACCTTCATCACCATTTTCTGCATTTTCAAATACTCATCTCTCCCAATTCCTTCCAATATTTCCTTCATCTCCGGTATCTTCTTCACCGGAACATGAACCGAAAACTTGCTCCAATCAAGAACATCACTAAAAGGTATCACATAATAATCCGAAACAATAACCGGAACACAACCAGCCGAAATCGATTCAACTATCCTTGGGCTAGCAACTTCATATCCACTAGGACACAAACAAAACTTTGTTTTACCCATTAGTTCCGAATAATTTAGGGTTTTGGGAAGGTAATTGTATACTTGTATTTTTTCATCTTTCCCTTGCCATGTTTGGAATAAAATTTTTCGCACGTGGCCGTGGTCCCCACCTGCGAAAAATGCAAGGATTGTACGGTTTTCGGGTGGTTGTCCGATGAGGGGTGGGCCCAGTTTGCTGTAAGGAATGTTGAGCTCGGGCAAAGAGACGTCTCTTTCGGGCCGAAAACCTTCTGAAGTATTAGCATTGCAAAGGACTCGAATGAAGTGTTTGTAGAGCTTAGGGTTCTTTGCTGAAACATCCGGTGCCTGAAATTAATTATAGTTGAACAGCACATACTTAAGTACCaagaatatcaaaaaaaaaaaaaaaaaaaaaataataataataataataataataataattaataataataataatatcacaagTGAAATAATATAATTTGCAGATGTGCAACAGTGACAATGAGGTAAAGGATAAGACAAATTCGTGACATTTTTTAAACAATTTTTTAGTGTTACAATTATCTGATCTCATTAATGTCACATACAATTTAAACACCGATGAAGATATACATGTGTCTACATGTCTGCAATTTAAATATGTTAAAGTGTAGTTGAACACATCAGCACATAGGGGTGTTATCAGTTCAGTAATTGATCATTTTAGTTTATTCGATTTAAAAATTTTGGGAGCGAACTGAAAGTCGAATCGAAATCAATAATCGAAAATAATTCAGTTCAGTTTTTGTTAAAACTGAAAAAATAAGAAAAGTCAAATTTTAACCATAACTAACCATAAAATATTGATTTTGAAATCAACTTTTGGTATCAAatcgaattatatatattttttttgaacggcgattttttttTTTGCATCAGTAGATCCCGGGAACACATGCATTCGGACAGTGGTTTCGGGTATGAGTCCGTGAACAAATCCGGTAAAACCTTCCTAaaaggtcaatatataccaccattattggtgttcaattggtttaaagaaaatcatgtcatcctaaggatcgaacccatgacctctccctatcccatgacacaaagtacatggggagaaccgttgggctatgcccgcaagttccgaattatattatatatatatatatatatatatatatatatatatatatatatatatatatatatatatatatatataggatcaagagggttcgagatatatatatatatatatatatatatatatatatatatatatatatatatatatatatataggatcaagaggctttgcctcattggtcaccatgttaacatggtgttcgaggagaccaagggttcgagtctcggggggggggggggggggggggattttcgtgaattaactctaaccactaacattgcctttcaaaaaaaaaaaaaaaaaaaaaaaaaaaaaaaaaaaaaaaaaaaaaatataggatcaagagggaagtaaccattcggggggaagcggggggaagcaaaaacttttttttttcgttttttgaaaaaactttgttcatgaacattatagatgagatgaaaatatgaacatttagtagagacactttgtgataaatgtttttattttagcggaaaaacgctcgaagaagtaatatataacaattatcgtgtttttcgagcgtattttgaggttttagctattggggtttagatattagggtttaaatattagggtttatagggtttagatattagggtttagaaatttagggtttatggtttagatttagggtttagatttaggatttagattgagtttttaacacgaacggtttagagtttagggtatagggtttagggtttggtgttttgggtttatggaataaacccaaaacaccaaaccctaaaccctaaactctaaatcgggctaaattttacttcacaaaacatggaaaaaaaaaacgttcatattcttcacgaacaatattatcttgaatgttatttttgtcgatcgtttttccgcctaaataataacattcatcacgaagtgtctattctaaatgtttatattttcgtgtgatcttgatgccgggaaaaaaaattcaaaaaaaaagaaaaaaaaaaattttgcttcccccgattggttacttccacattgatcctgcccctatatatatatatatatatatatatatatatatatatatatatatatatatatatatatatatatatatatatatatatatatacttgttataatttaacatcttattagttGAATTgggttttaaaatcaatatattcagCCAAATTCGAAAAATTAAATTAAAGCTGAAAATCGATTTCATTCTGGTAAAACGATCAATCGAAACAAAACTGAAAACAGAACTttaatacaaattttttttttttaatttcaaattaaacagtttaaaaaaaatattgaaCGGTACCTAGAATTTACTTGCAGCTCACATCATCCCTTGCAAATATTGGCTGGATTATTTTACTTGAATTTGGGATTTTTACAACACACTAACGgccaaattaaattaattaaaagtatattaataaaatTGAAGGAAAGAGTTATTACATACATACCCAGTCATGGCAGCTAACAAAGAAATGATCAGCTCCACTGCTTCTGTTCCAATAAGGGTACTTTTTAGACAATATACCAACATAATCAGTAACCAAATCCTGGATGATTCGacgatcataatcataatgaggtcTGTATAGATAATGTCGAATCGATACCACACTGACGGGGAGGAAGAACACAAGGGCTTCATTAGGGTTTCGAGCAAAAAACCGGCTTTTATGACTCTCGATTTCATCCATGATTTGCCCTTCACTAGAGTAAATATCATGCATTGGTCCTCCATGAAATATAGGCAACTCTCCTTCTTTGTATGCCCATACTTTGAAATTCCTCTCCATTTCAATACGGCTCCTACAATATTTTATGTTCGGTATATATCTTATTTTGATTGATCCCAAAGCTAAAGTCAAGAACTACAAACTATTATAACTGTTCAAGCGTATACATGCTCATCAAGGATTCGTAATATTATATAAAAGTGCTCATTAGGGAACCGGTGGAGGGTGGTTAAGAGCTGACGACGGTAATTTATATGATGATCATATAGACAGTCGTAGGTTATGTTTGGTTGGAAGTTTTTTTAATCGTTTAGGAGTTTTTAGCTTCTATCTTTTATATAAAGCTCCCAATTAACAAAAAGTTTTGTTTGTTTAAAAAAGCTTAATTAAAGCTTTTAGACAGAGGCAAAAAACTAAAAGCTAATAGAAGCAACGTTTGAGAGAAACTCCGAGCTTTTTTATCATCTTACTCTTTAATTTAATTGTTCCAGATATTTTGTTAAAcatctaaatatatataaaaaaaactaacAAGTATCAACTGTCAGTTGTCAGCTAGCATCTAATAGCCACCAGCTAT includes these proteins:
- the LOC139854904 gene encoding probable glycosyltransferase At5g11130, translating into MRRYKMPWRFKDRSFIPRGSVYRNPFAFHQSRIEMERNFKVWAYKEGELPIFHGGPMHDIYSSEGQIMDEIESHKSRFFARNPNEALVFFLPVSVVSIRHYLYRPHYDYDRRIIQDLVTDYVGILSKKYPYWNRSSGADHFFVSCHDWAPDVSAKNPKLYKHFIRVLCNANTSEGFRPERDVSLPELNIPYSKLGPPLIGQPPENRTILAFFAGGDHGHVRKILFQTWQGKDEKIQVYNYLPKTLNYSELMGKTKFCLCPSGYEVASPRIVESISAGCVPVIVSDYYVIPFSDVLDWSKFSVHVPVKKIPEMKEILEGIGRDEYLKMQKMVMKVQRHFIIHRPSRPYDLIDMVLHSVWLRRLNVKLSL